The following proteins are encoded in a genomic region of Gemmatimonadaceae bacterium:
- a CDS encoding ABC-F family ATP-binding cassette domain-containing protein gives MTLISLADVAISFGATTLLKDVTVTIARGERWGIIGRNGAGKTTLFQILTGTLQPTRGAVARQPGLKVSLLDQHRDFGTATTVWEAAAAAYAPLIALEKELALLAEQLGSGDEALMDRYGRLQEKFMHEGGYDFSARVDKVLQGLGFDAIEARTRPLAGLSGGERGRVGLAGQLAAPAELLLLDEPTNHLDLDTTRWLQTYLGELGETVVVISHDRAFLDETVDHVLHVTGGTTHAYTGGYSAFVSQREERMLSFQRQLDKQQKFIAKEEEYIRRHLAGVNSSQAKGRRSKLSRLPRLSPPPGESDAMTLRLEIGDRGGDRVLHTDKLEVTVGERVLLRDVTLTAMRADVIALVGPNGAGKSTLIATLLGARAASGGSAGVGGSVDAAWYRQDLAQLPLEKSIYDAIQAVRPLWGRGHIQGHLGAFGFSGDSVMRTISTLSGGERARVALALIMLQKANLLVLDEPTNHLDVESIEALEDAIDDYEGTVLLVSHDRAFLRELATRVWSFDGTRLRDFDGPFVEWEVAEAERRAKLAADSSAALQGRRAQEKASAQKAKGSDDRAAAARKAAKKAADEAEREVLRLEERVSTVQRALEDGDLYDGTPEKAREAGRLEKELGAVQRLLDDAMTTWAERTAALEQA, from the coding sequence ATGACGCTCATCTCGCTCGCCGACGTCGCCATCAGCTTCGGCGCCACCACGCTCCTCAAGGATGTCACCGTCACCATCGCGCGTGGCGAACGGTGGGGGATCATCGGGCGCAACGGTGCCGGCAAGACCACGCTGTTCCAGATCCTCACCGGCACGCTCCAGCCGACGCGTGGCGCGGTGGCGCGCCAGCCCGGGCTGAAGGTCTCGCTGCTGGACCAGCACCGCGACTTTGGCACCGCGACCACGGTCTGGGAGGCCGCCGCGGCAGCGTATGCGCCTCTCATCGCACTCGAGAAGGAGCTGGCCCTGCTCGCCGAGCAGCTCGGGAGCGGCGACGAGGCGCTGATGGACCGCTACGGCCGGCTGCAGGAGAAGTTCATGCACGAGGGAGGCTACGACTTCTCCGCCCGCGTGGACAAGGTGCTGCAGGGCCTCGGCTTCGATGCCATCGAGGCGCGCACACGGCCCCTGGCAGGACTGAGCGGCGGTGAGCGCGGACGCGTGGGCCTGGCGGGACAGCTCGCGGCACCCGCGGAGCTGCTCCTGCTCGACGAGCCGACCAACCACCTCGACCTCGACACCACGCGCTGGCTCCAGACGTACCTCGGCGAGCTGGGCGAGACGGTGGTCGTGATCAGCCACGACCGCGCCTTCCTCGACGAGACCGTCGACCACGTGCTGCACGTCACCGGTGGCACCACGCATGCGTACACCGGCGGCTACTCGGCCTTCGTGAGCCAGCGCGAGGAGCGCATGCTCAGCTTCCAGCGCCAGCTCGACAAGCAGCAGAAGTTCATCGCGAAGGAGGAGGAGTACATCCGCCGCCACCTGGCTGGCGTGAACAGCTCGCAGGCCAAGGGGCGCCGCTCGAAGCTGAGCCGCCTGCCGCGATTGTCACCACCGCCCGGTGAGTCGGATGCGATGACCCTGCGGCTCGAGATCGGCGACCGCGGCGGCGACCGCGTGCTGCACACCGACAAGCTCGAGGTGACGGTCGGCGAGCGCGTGCTGCTGCGCGACGTGACGCTGACGGCGATGCGCGCCGACGTGATCGCGCTGGTGGGCCCGAACGGCGCCGGCAAGTCCACCCTCATCGCCACGCTCCTCGGCGCACGTGCGGCCTCCGGCGGGAGCGCGGGCGTTGGCGGGTCGGTCGACGCCGCGTGGTACCGGCAGGACCTGGCGCAGCTGCCCCTCGAGAAGTCCATCTACGATGCGATCCAGGCCGTGCGGCCGCTGTGGGGCCGCGGACACATCCAGGGGCACCTCGGCGCGTTCGGCTTCAGCGGCGACAGCGTGATGCGCACCATCAGCACCCTCAGCGGCGGAGAACGTGCCCGCGTGGCGCTCGCCCTGATCATGCTGCAGAAGGCGAACCTGCTGGTGCTCGACGAGCCGACGAACCACCTCGACGTCGAGAGCATCGAGGCGCTCGAGGACGCGATCGACGACTACGAGGGCACGGTGCTGCTGGTGAGCCATGACCGCGCCTTCCTGCGCGAGCTGGCGACCCGCGTCTGGTCGTTCGACGGGACGCGACTGCGCGACTTCGACGGCCCGTTCGTGGAGTGGGAGGTGGCGGAGGCGGAACGGCGCGCGAAGCTCGCCGCCGACAGTTCCGCAGCGCTGCAGGGCCGGCGTGCGCAGGAGAAGGCGAGCGCGCAGAAGGCGAAGGGCTCCGACGACCGCGCCGCCGCGGCCCGGAAGGCGGCGAAGAAGGCTGCGGACGAGGCCGAGCGTGAGGTCCTGCGACTGGAGGAGCGCGTGTCGACGGTGCAGCGCGCGCTCGAGGACGGGGACCTGTACGATGGCACGCCGGAGAAGGCACGCGAGGCGGGCCGCCTCGAGAAGGAGCTGGGGGCCGTCCAGCGGCTCCTCGACGATGCGATGACGACGTGGGCGGAACGCACGGCCGCTCTCGAGCAGGCCTGA
- a CDS encoding carboxypeptidase regulatory-like domain-containing protein, translating into MMIHPPRRDTDVPGTLVLRCTRYLIALLAALTMLLPAGTVQAQGAGGADTLSGRVTSAETGMPINGAVVFVTRGPDRLVQQDTANADGRWRVVFSPGTGDYLVFIAAPGAQSFRKRVTRVASERAFVVDAVLRATGGAQLAAVRVQAQAPRPERPNRTGALPTTGSNERIAEGVYGAVSPLAAGNPTAIAATIPGLVVGPNGITALGAGGDQSLVTLNGLASGASIPREARTRTRGSLSNYDPSIGGFSGALVSQELEAGREDTERRGSITLDAPALRASDPLARAYGLRPTTFQASLGQTGQIIDDRLFYTAAAQLSRRHAQPATLLTAPGQVLALSGLDIGDVTLVQQGLQSTGISLTGSGQSAVVDQVNLVGQLDRTPRGMHAMRFTGLIDAQRSTGVGITPVSLPGVGSREQVVTAAAQFGSVAILGTRRPYQNDFRSSVSVQANRYDATSRLPAGAVRLPDITGDPLDPTVAVPTISFGGYGGLTGTRTSATWELADDLSFLRGGRTHLFKLHAWSRIDALRDETVSDARGTFSFNTLDDLVAGTPSVYTRTLAQPARDGATWNAATAFAHRWGPSRVFQLLWGARVDASRFLGAPAPNAHLESTLGLRTDRVPSSVSVSPRLGITWYLVKDAAGGTMTRASDLASRSSLPVGMIRAGVGAFRGIYRPDVLANADGATGAPGAFRRITCVGSAAPTPDWDVYGTGAAPTTCAAGAPGLADGAPSVSLLGDAYRAPRNWRASAGWTSRAAKVDYRLDATYALNFDQASVIDRNLRDAPIFTLPDEGGRAVFVPRSSIDAGTGSVSAAASRLSESFGPVLERRGDLRGRARSVTLSLTPDLSDLSGGDTYLNLNYTWASARAAGRGFDSGSGADPRRIEWARSPFDVRHQLIAQLARTFPAGIGLSLFLSMQSGTPFTPMVAGDVNGDGRANDRAFIPRAGSPALDALVAGAPDAVARCLRAQGGQIAARNSCDGPWTQSMQLRLDLPGRLLRLPNRARVALQFANPLGAIDRAVNGADGLRGWGTASLPNPVLLVPRSFEATASRFGYDLNPRFGETRPSRVSRPLEPYGVTLDVRLNLSVPGEVQELQRQMKPGRRGDTRPRLNADTLMARYQRSMPSLFTGLRALSDTLLLTATQQDSLAGEEVRYRAALDTVYRPLVVYLAALPDSYDGKEALQRVQAVDSLAWEVTYATGAKAKAVLSPLQLTILPEFLRRLIEEPVESMRRDHVRYELDVSPQGSSFSMSRR; encoded by the coding sequence ATGATGATCCATCCTCCCCGCCGTGACACCGACGTACCCGGCACGCTCGTGCTCCGCTGCACGCGATACCTGATCGCGCTGCTCGCCGCCCTCACCATGCTCCTGCCGGCTGGCACAGTGCAGGCGCAGGGCGCCGGCGGGGCCGACACACTGTCGGGTCGGGTCACCTCCGCCGAGACGGGCATGCCGATCAACGGCGCCGTCGTCTTCGTCACCCGCGGCCCTGACCGGCTGGTGCAGCAGGACACGGCCAACGCCGACGGCCGCTGGCGCGTGGTGTTCTCGCCGGGCACTGGCGACTACCTGGTCTTCATCGCAGCGCCGGGCGCACAGTCGTTCCGCAAGCGCGTGACGCGGGTCGCATCCGAGCGGGCGTTCGTGGTCGATGCGGTGCTGCGCGCCACCGGTGGCGCACAGCTCGCGGCGGTACGCGTGCAGGCGCAGGCCCCCCGCCCCGAACGGCCGAACCGCACCGGTGCGTTGCCGACCACCGGCAGCAACGAGCGCATTGCCGAGGGGGTCTACGGTGCCGTGAGCCCGCTGGCGGCAGGCAATCCCACCGCCATCGCGGCCACCATTCCCGGACTGGTCGTGGGCCCGAACGGCATCACCGCACTCGGCGCAGGTGGTGACCAGTCGCTGGTGACGCTCAACGGACTCGCCTCCGGCGCATCGATCCCGCGCGAGGCGCGCACGCGCACGCGCGGCTCACTCTCGAACTACGATCCCTCCATCGGCGGCTTCAGTGGCGCGCTGGTGTCCCAGGAGCTCGAGGCGGGCCGGGAGGATACGGAACGGCGCGGGAGCATCACGCTCGACGCGCCGGCGCTGCGGGCCAGCGATCCGCTCGCGCGCGCCTACGGGCTTCGTCCGACCACATTCCAGGCGTCGCTCGGACAGACCGGCCAGATCATCGACGATCGCCTGTTCTACACCGCGGCGGCGCAGCTGTCACGACGACATGCGCAGCCGGCCACGCTGCTGACGGCCCCGGGGCAGGTACTCGCGCTGTCCGGGCTCGACATCGGCGACGTGACCCTCGTGCAGCAGGGCCTGCAGTCCACCGGCATTTCGTTGACCGGCAGTGGCCAGTCGGCCGTCGTGGACCAGGTCAACCTCGTCGGCCAGCTCGACCGGACACCGCGCGGGATGCATGCCATGCGGTTCACGGGGCTCATCGACGCGCAACGTTCCACGGGAGTCGGCATCACGCCGGTGTCGCTGCCCGGTGTCGGGAGCCGCGAGCAGGTGGTGACGGCCGCCGCGCAGTTCGGTTCCGTCGCCATCCTCGGCACACGTCGACCATACCAGAACGACTTCCGCTCCTCGGTCTCGGTGCAGGCGAACCGGTATGACGCCACGTCGCGGCTCCCTGCCGGCGCCGTCCGCCTTCCCGACATCACGGGGGATCCGCTCGACCCGACGGTCGCGGTGCCCACGATCAGCTTCGGCGGCTACGGCGGCCTCACCGGCACGCGGACCAGCGCCACGTGGGAGCTGGCCGACGACCTGAGCTTCCTGCGTGGCGGCCGGACGCACCTCTTCAAGCTGCACGCCTGGAGCCGGATCGACGCGCTGCGCGACGAGACCGTGAGCGATGCGCGTGGCACGTTCAGCTTCAACACGCTCGACGACCTCGTGGCCGGCACGCCGTCTGTGTACACACGGACGCTCGCACAGCCGGCACGCGACGGGGCGACTTGGAACGCGGCGACGGCCTTCGCGCACCGGTGGGGTCCATCGCGCGTCTTCCAGCTCCTGTGGGGGGCGCGGGTCGACGCGAGCCGGTTCCTCGGCGCACCGGCACCGAATGCACACCTGGAGAGCACGCTCGGCCTCCGTACGGATCGCGTGCCGTCGAGTGTCTCGGTCAGTCCGCGACTCGGCATCACGTGGTACCTCGTGAAGGACGCCGCCGGCGGGACCATGACGCGCGCCTCGGACCTCGCCAGCCGGTCGTCGTTGCCGGTGGGGATGATCCGTGCCGGTGTCGGCGCATTCCGCGGGATCTATCGCCCAGATGTGCTGGCGAACGCCGACGGTGCCACGGGTGCGCCGGGTGCGTTCCGGCGCATCACCTGTGTGGGCAGCGCCGCGCCGACGCCGGACTGGGATGTCTACGGCACTGGCGCAGCGCCGACCACCTGTGCCGCCGGCGCACCCGGCCTGGCCGACGGGGCGCCGTCCGTCTCGCTGCTCGGCGACGCATACCGCGCCCCGCGGAACTGGCGCGCGAGCGCCGGCTGGACGTCGCGCGCGGCGAAGGTCGACTACCGCCTCGATGCGACGTACGCCCTCAACTTCGACCAGGCGAGCGTGATCGACCGCAACCTGCGCGATGCGCCCATCTTCACCCTCCCGGACGAGGGTGGCCGCGCGGTCTTCGTGCCTCGCAGCTCGATCGATGCGGGGACCGGCAGCGTCTCCGCCGCCGCCTCGCGGCTCTCAGAGTCGTTCGGGCCCGTGCTCGAACGGCGCGGCGACCTGCGCGGCCGCGCGCGCAGCGTCACGCTCTCGCTGACCCCCGACCTCTCGGACCTCAGCGGCGGAGACACGTACCTCAACCTGAACTACACCTGGGCCTCGGCGCGTGCGGCGGGCCGTGGCTTCGACTCCGGCAGTGGCGCGGACCCGCGCCGCATCGAGTGGGCCCGCAGCCCATTCGACGTGCGGCACCAGCTCATCGCACAACTGGCGCGCACCTTTCCCGCCGGGATCGGGCTGTCGCTCTTCCTCTCGATGCAGAGCGGCACGCCGTTCACGCCGATGGTCGCCGGCGACGTGAACGGTGACGGACGCGCGAACGACCGGGCGTTCATCCCGCGCGCGGGCAGCCCGGCCCTCGATGCGCTGGTCGCCGGTGCGCCGGACGCGGTGGCGCGATGCCTGCGCGCGCAAGGCGGCCAGATCGCCGCCCGCAACAGCTGCGACGGGCCATGGACCCAGTCGATGCAGCTGCGCCTCGACCTTCCCGGGCGCCTCCTCCGACTGCCGAACCGGGCGCGTGTCGCCCTGCAGTTCGCGAACCCGCTTGGCGCGATCGACCGGGCCGTCAACGGCGCGGACGGGTTGCGCGGATGGGGCACGGCATCGTTGCCGAACCCGGTGCTGCTGGTCCCGCGCTCGTTCGAGGCCACCGCGAGCAGGTTCGGGTACGACCTGAATCCCCGCTTTGGCGAGACGCGGCCGTCGCGGGTCTCGCGGCCGCTCGAGCCGTACGGGGTCACGCTCGACGTCCGGCTGAATCTCTCGGTGCCGGGTGAAGTGCAGGAACTCCAGCGCCAGATGAAGCCCGGCCGCCGCGGTGACACGCGGCCGCGCCTCAATGCCGACACGCTGATGGCCCGCTACCAGCGCAGCATGCCCAGCCTGTTCACCGGCCTGCGTGCCCTGTCCGACACGCTGCTGCTGACGGCGACGCAACAGGACTCGCTGGCCGGCGAGGAGGTCCGGTACCGGGCCGCGCTGGACACCGTCTATCGTCCGCTGGTGGTGTACCTCGCGGCGCTGCCGGACTCGTATGACGGCAAGGAGGCGCTGCAGCGGGTGCAGGCGGTGGACTCGCTGGCCTGGGAGGTGACGTACGCCACCGGGGCGAAGGCGAAGGCCGTGCTCTCGCCACTGCAGCTCACGATCCTGCCCGAGTTCCTGCGCCGCCTCATCGAGGAACCGGTCGAGTCGATGCGGCGAGATCACGTGCGGTACGAGCTGGACGTCTCACCGCAGGGCTCGAGCTTCAGCATGAGCCGCCGGTAG
- a CDS encoding imidazolonepropionase gives MSATRLLTNIGALVTVPGKGAVRGGAMGELSVTHDAAVAITNGHVSWCGSRSDWQGTAHDEVDLGGAAVVPGLVDPHTHVVWGGDRLADFEARASGVAYETILAGGGGIRHTVGETSRATTEALVGSATQRLQRMMRAGATTIEVKSGYGAGWEDECRELEVVRRLRSLVPARLEATMLFHLPPRDAAERAAYLHAATNEWIPQLASDGSASAVDIFIEREAFSVADAGQVLRAARRAGLSCKAHTDQFHALGGTELAIAHGALSVDHLESSGPDQVAALAAGNTVGVVLPGVSLHLGLPAAPGRALVDSGAIVAVGTDCNPGSSPLFSMAMAMALGVRLNGLSPAESLTACTANAAAALGLPDVGRIAPGMCADLLVLRSADWRDLPYTLGDDVVQRVFIAGTELS, from the coding sequence ATGTCGGCCACGCGCCTGCTCACCAACATCGGGGCGCTGGTCACGGTGCCGGGGAAGGGCGCCGTGCGCGGTGGCGCGATGGGCGAACTGTCGGTCACGCATGACGCCGCGGTCGCGATCACCAACGGCCACGTGAGCTGGTGCGGTTCACGTAGCGACTGGCAGGGCACGGCGCACGACGAGGTCGATCTCGGCGGTGCGGCGGTGGTGCCGGGACTGGTCGATCCGCACACGCACGTCGTGTGGGGTGGCGATCGCCTTGCCGACTTCGAGGCGCGTGCCAGCGGTGTGGCATACGAGACAATCCTCGCCGGTGGCGGCGGCATCCGTCACACCGTCGGCGAGACGTCGCGCGCGACGACGGAGGCGCTCGTGGGCAGCGCCACGCAGCGCCTGCAACGCATGATGCGCGCTGGTGCCACGACCATCGAGGTCAAGAGCGGCTATGGTGCCGGCTGGGAGGACGAGTGCCGCGAACTCGAGGTCGTGCGCCGGCTCCGGTCACTGGTGCCGGCGCGTCTCGAGGCGACGATGCTGTTCCACCTGCCGCCGCGCGACGCCGCTGAGCGCGCGGCATACCTGCACGCGGCCACCAATGAGTGGATTCCGCAACTCGCCTCCGACGGCAGCGCCAGCGCGGTGGACATCTTCATCGAGCGTGAGGCGTTCTCCGTGGCCGACGCCGGCCAGGTGCTGCGTGCGGCACGGCGCGCGGGACTGTCGTGCAAGGCGCACACCGACCAGTTCCATGCCCTCGGCGGCACCGAGCTCGCGATCGCGCACGGCGCCTTGAGCGTGGATCACCTCGAGTCCAGCGGGCCGGACCAGGTGGCGGCACTCGCCGCGGGCAACACGGTCGGCGTGGTGCTGCCCGGCGTGTCATTGCACCTCGGCCTGCCTGCTGCGCCCGGCCGTGCACTGGTCGACTCGGGGGCGATCGTTGCCGTCGGCACCGACTGCAACCCGGGCTCGTCGCCGTTGTTCTCGATGGCGATGGCCATGGCACTCGGCGTACGGCTCAACGGCTTGTCGCCCGCCGAATCGCTCACGGCCTGCACCGCCAACGCCGCCGCGGCGCTCGGCCTGCCCGACGTCGGCCGCATCGCACCCGGGATGTGCGCCGACCTGCTGGTGCTCCGCAGCGCCGACTGGCGCGACCTTCCTTACACCCTTGGCGATGACGTCGTGCAGCGCGTGTTCATCGCCGGTACCGAACTGTCATGA
- a CDS encoding DUF3037 domain-containing protein — protein sequence MSDTAMPYDFAVLRAVPHVHLGAFIPVGVLLHARQAGFLGLLALTNESTLRDRVPSVDVGMLARYLRTMERVAAGDPQAGPIALAPTSERFHWLTAPRSDVLQASPVHEGLCDGDPDRVLARLFAQYVAG from the coding sequence ATGAGCGACACCGCGATGCCGTACGACTTCGCGGTGCTGCGCGCCGTCCCGCACGTGCACCTGGGTGCGTTCATCCCCGTCGGCGTGCTGCTCCACGCGCGCCAGGCGGGCTTCCTCGGGCTGCTCGCGCTCACGAACGAGAGCACGCTGCGCGATCGGGTGCCGAGCGTGGACGTCGGCATGCTGGCGCGCTACCTGCGCACGATGGAACGGGTGGCCGCGGGCGACCCGCAGGCCGGCCCCATCGCCCTGGCGCCGACCTCGGAGCGGTTCCACTGGCTCACCGCGCCACGTTCCGACGTGCTGCAGGCGTCGCCGGTGCACGAAGGCCTCTGCGATGGCGATCCCGACCGCGTCCTGGCGCGCCTGTTCGCGCAGTACGTCGCCGGCTGA
- a CDS encoding TlpA family protein disulfide reductase, with amino-acid sequence MSTRRRRCPALVRGLLLAAALASPLGGQAAKEPLVGRLVPTFAWPALNDSTVTISPLSLAGKVALVDLWATWCGPCVREMPTLHAAWVKHRKRGFALVSLSFDSDPATVARFRRSRFAMPWQHVLPSRASRQDAVRIFQAEQFPRAVLIDRDGTVLRVDKGLRGTALLPTLDSALAGLLAGQDRRAGR; translated from the coding sequence ATGAGCACGCGGAGGCGCCGATGCCCCGCGCTGGTGCGCGGTCTCCTGCTGGCGGCTGCGCTGGCGTCCCCGCTGGGCGGCCAGGCGGCGAAGGAGCCGCTGGTGGGACGGCTCGTACCGACCTTCGCCTGGCCTGCGCTCAACGACAGCACGGTGACGATCTCTCCGCTGTCGCTGGCGGGCAAGGTGGCACTGGTGGACCTCTGGGCCACCTGGTGCGGCCCCTGCGTGCGGGAGATGCCCACCCTGCACGCGGCCTGGGTGAAGCACCGCAAGCGCGGGTTCGCGCTCGTGAGCCTGTCGTTCGACAGTGACCCGGCAACGGTGGCGCGATTCCGGCGCAGCCGCTTCGCGATGCCGTGGCAACATGTGCTGCCGTCGCGCGCGTCGCGGCAGGACGCGGTCAGGATCTTCCAGGCCGAGCAGTTCCCACGCGCGGTGCTGATCGATCGCGACGGCACGGTGTTGCGCGTGGACAAGGGCCTGCGCGGCACGGCCCTGCTCCCGACCCTCGACTCGGCCCTGGCCGGCCTGCTGGCCGGCCAGGATCGGCGGGCAGGCCGCTAG
- the hutH gene encoding histidine ammonia-lyase yields the protein MTSPAARVTVGAPIQIADVVRVARHHAPVQLATDARPRILESRAYVDALVAAERNVYGVTTGFGKLASVRIAAGDVRQLQRNLLVSHAMGVGTPLSTEVVRAMLLLRAQSLSFGCSGIRIEVIELLLECLNRGLHPVIPSQGSVGASGDLAPLAHMALPLIGEGRAEYRGEVLSGALALERAGLSPVVLEAKEGLALINGTQAMTAIGALVVHDAMRLATLADIAGAMSLEALKGTSVAFDARVMAMRPHPGAAAAAGNLRRLAANSPIHASHADCEKLQDAYSLRCMPQVHGASRDALTHVAAVVERECNAVTDNPLVFAADDAVISAGNFHGQPVALVMDYAKVAIAELANISERRVEHMLDPAVSGLPAFLSRQGGLNSGLMISQYTAASLVSENKVLAHPASVDSIPTSANQEDHVSMGTTSARQCAMILENATWVVAIELLNAAQGLDFHQPLRPGPGVGAARDAIRAVVPPLESDRVLTPDLEAVRTIMADGTLRRAVEAAIGALT from the coding sequence ATGACCTCACCTGCCGCGCGCGTCACCGTCGGCGCGCCGATCCAGATCGCCGATGTCGTGCGCGTCGCCCGACACCACGCCCCCGTGCAGCTCGCCACCGACGCCCGGCCGCGCATCCTCGAGAGCCGCGCCTACGTCGATGCGCTGGTGGCCGCCGAGCGCAACGTGTACGGCGTCACCACCGGCTTCGGCAAGCTGGCCAGCGTGCGCATCGCCGCCGGCGATGTGCGTCAGCTCCAGCGCAACCTCCTCGTGTCGCACGCGATGGGCGTGGGCACACCGCTGTCCACCGAGGTGGTGCGCGCGATGCTGCTGCTCCGCGCGCAGTCATTGTCATTCGGCTGCAGCGGCATCCGGATCGAGGTCATCGAGCTGCTGCTGGAGTGCCTGAACCGCGGGCTGCATCCGGTGATCCCGTCGCAGGGCTCGGTGGGGGCGAGCGGTGACCTCGCGCCCCTGGCACACATGGCGCTGCCCCTGATCGGTGAGGGGCGCGCCGAGTACCGCGGCGAGGTGCTGTCCGGCGCCCTGGCGCTCGAACGCGCCGGGCTGTCACCGGTGGTGCTCGAGGCGAAGGAAGGCCTCGCGCTCATCAACGGCACGCAGGCCATGACCGCCATCGGCGCCCTGGTGGTGCACGACGCGATGCGACTCGCGACGCTCGCCGACATCGCCGGCGCGATGTCGCTGGAGGCGCTCAAGGGAACGTCGGTGGCGTTCGACGCGCGTGTGATGGCGATGCGCCCACATCCCGGTGCCGCAGCGGCCGCCGGCAACCTGCGACGCCTGGCGGCCAACAGCCCCATCCACGCCTCGCACGCCGACTGCGAGAAGCTGCAGGATGCGTACAGCCTGCGCTGCATGCCGCAGGTGCACGGTGCCAGCCGCGATGCCCTGACGCACGTGGCCGCCGTGGTGGAGCGGGAGTGCAACGCGGTGACCGACAACCCGCTCGTCTTCGCCGCCGATGATGCCGTGATCTCGGCCGGGAACTTCCACGGCCAGCCCGTGGCGCTGGTGATGGACTACGCCAAGGTGGCGATTGCGGAACTCGCGAACATCAGCGAGCGCCGTGTGGAGCACATGCTCGATCCCGCGGTGAGCGGGTTGCCGGCGTTCCTGTCACGACAGGGCGGGCTCAACTCGGGGTTGATGATCAGCCAGTACACCGCGGCCAGCCTCGTGAGCGAGAACAAGGTGCTCGCCCATCCGGCCAGCGTGGACAGCATCCCGACGAGCGCCAACCAGGAGGACCACGTGAGCATGGGGACCACCAGCGCCCGGCAGTGCGCGATGATCCTCGAGAATGCGACGTGGGTGGTCGCGATCGAGTTGCTGAACGCGGCGCAGGGGCTGGACTTCCACCAGCCGTTGCGGCCGGGCCCCGGCGTCGGCGCCGCCCGTGATGCCATCCGCGCCGTGGTGCCGCCGCTGGAATCGGATCGCGTGCTGACACCGGACCTCGAGGCCGTGCGCACGATCATGGCCGACGGCACGCTCCGCCGTGCCGTGGAGGCGGCCATCGGTGCGCTGACATGA